Proteins encoded in a region of the Planococcus citri chromosome 1, ihPlaCitr1.1, whole genome shotgun sequence genome:
- the LOC135832255 gene encoding uridine 5'-monophosphate synthase-like isoform X1, whose translation MIKTELIVQHVQSFRNADELKELAVELFNAGVVKFGKFHSTSGCILDSWFDLLVVFAHPSLMDKMGEYAYKFFTEKKFNFHSICGVSYAGLPFSVIIASKLCKPFLIWNKEPSLHSAERRISGKTPKNEYCIVIEEVTCSGRSILEVIRDIEASGMRVKDVFTLFDLEQGAIENLGEMGYEIHSIMKMSQFAEILFDEGLITADRRDIIIKGFSDKFALNGDCITNSNLEKRKLVQYDQRVHSCKSEIGRKLLKLMSEKKSNLCVEITDQNIDTVVQVAELIGPYISILSINWYVFENSEEFKLKKLLNIAKNHNFFLMDDSKLSEDGDVLIEQCRRRFKFVDLLTIYAVPGKNMLLSIKSVMDEFPQKGIFVVACPNVTNALVGSNFEKNSIDMTVATFEEVTGFISNKNSEIPLGYICMRSDLKNSVSIGNSSDNSFYSNEMVVSNIGADIVQLHFRDFENIDELVKKEQSLLWNAYLKRFGSMELECNRQ comes from the exons ATGATTAAAACTGAACTTATAGTCCAACACGTGCAGTCATTTCGGAACGCAG ACGAATTGAAAGAGTTAGCTGTTGAATTATTCAATGCCGGTGTtgttaaatttggaaaattccacTCTACAAGTGGGTGTATTTTAGATTCATGGTTCGATTTACTAGTCGTATTCGCACATCCATCCCTAATG GATAAAATGGGTGAATAtgcttacaaattttttaccgaaaagaaattcaatttccattcAATATGCGGAGTATCTTATGCTGGCTTACCCTTCAGCGTTATTATTGCTTCGAAATTATGCAAACCATTTTTAATTTGGAATAAAGAGCCTTCTCTTCACTCGGCTGAACGGCGAATTAGTGGCAAAACTCCCAAAAACGAGTATTGTATCGTAATTGAAGAAGTCACGTGCAGTGGTAGAAGTATTTTGGAAGTTATCAGA GATATTGAAGCCTCTGGGATGCGAGTTAAAGATGTTTTCACACTATTTGATCTCGAGCAAGGAGCGATTGAAAATCTTGGGGAAATGGGATATGAGATTCACTCAATAATGAAAATGTCTCAA TTCGCAGAAATCTTATTCGATGAAGGACTTATTACGGCGGATCGTCGTGACATTATCATCAAAGGATTTTCAGATAAATTTGCTTTAAACGGCGACTGTATTACTAATTCGAATTTGG agaaaagaaaattggTGCAATATGATCAGAGAGTTCATTCATGCAAATCCGAAATTGgtcgaaaattgttgaaattaatgTCAGAAAAAAAGAGTAATCTATGCGTGGAAATAACTGATCAAAATATAGATACTGTCGTACAAGTCGCGGAGCTTATTGGCCCATATATAAGCATACTGAGCATTAattggtatgtttttgaaaattcagaagagttcaagttgaaaaaacttctcaatattgctaaaaatcataatttttttctgatggaTGATAG taaGTTATCGGAGGATGGAGACGTTCTTATCGAGCAATGCCGCAGACGATTCAAATTTGTTGATTTATTGACCATCTATGCTGTACCTGGTAAAAATATGTTACTTTCGATCAAATCTGTCATGgatgaatttccacaaaaaggAATATTTGTTGTGGCTTGCCCCAATGTCACAAATGCGCTCGtgggatcaaattttgaaaaaa attcaatTGATATGACAGTCGCAACTTTTGAAGAAGTTACTGGATTCATCAgtaataaaaattcagaaattcctCTTGGTTATATCTGTATGAGATCGGATTTGAAGAATTCAGTGTCAATTGGGAATTCTTCAGATAATTCTTTCTATTCTAACGAAATGGTTGTCAGCAATATAGGCGCTGATATTGTTCAATTACATTTTCGCGATTTCGAAAATATTGATGAGTTGGTGAAAAAAGAGCAGTCACTGTTGTGGAATGCTTATCTAAAACGATTTGGATCAATGGAATTGGAATGTAACCGTCAGTGA
- the LOC135832255 gene encoding uridine 5'-monophosphate synthase-like isoform X3, whose protein sequence is MIKTELIVQHVQSFRNADELKELAVELFNAGVVKFGKFHSTSGCILDSWFDLLVVFAHPSLMDKMGEYAYKFFTEKKFNFHSICGVSYAGLPFSVIIASKLCKPFLIWNKEPSLHSAERRISGKTPKNEYCIVIEEVTCSGRSILEVIRDIEASGMRVKDVFTLFDLEQGAIENLGEMGYEIHSIMKMSQFAEILFDEGLITADRRDIIIKGFSDKFALNGDCITNSNLEKRKLVQYDQRVHSCKSEIGRKLLKLMSEKKSNLCVEITDQNIDTVVQVAELIGPYISILSINCKLSEDGDVLIEQCRRRFKFVDLLTIYAVPGKNMLLSIKSVMDEFPQKGIFVVACPNVTNALVGSNFEKNSIDMTVATFEEVTGFISNKNSEIPLGYICMRSDLKNSVSIGNSSDNSFYSNEMVVSNIGADIVQLHFRDFENIDELVKKEQSLLWNAYLKRFGSMELECNRQ, encoded by the exons ATGATTAAAACTGAACTTATAGTCCAACACGTGCAGTCATTTCGGAACGCAG ACGAATTGAAAGAGTTAGCTGTTGAATTATTCAATGCCGGTGTtgttaaatttggaaaattccacTCTACAAGTGGGTGTATTTTAGATTCATGGTTCGATTTACTAGTCGTATTCGCACATCCATCCCTAATG GATAAAATGGGTGAATAtgcttacaaattttttaccgaaaagaaattcaatttccattcAATATGCGGAGTATCTTATGCTGGCTTACCCTTCAGCGTTATTATTGCTTCGAAATTATGCAAACCATTTTTAATTTGGAATAAAGAGCCTTCTCTTCACTCGGCTGAACGGCGAATTAGTGGCAAAACTCCCAAAAACGAGTATTGTATCGTAATTGAAGAAGTCACGTGCAGTGGTAGAAGTATTTTGGAAGTTATCAGA GATATTGAAGCCTCTGGGATGCGAGTTAAAGATGTTTTCACACTATTTGATCTCGAGCAAGGAGCGATTGAAAATCTTGGGGAAATGGGATATGAGATTCACTCAATAATGAAAATGTCTCAA TTCGCAGAAATCTTATTCGATGAAGGACTTATTACGGCGGATCGTCGTGACATTATCATCAAAGGATTTTCAGATAAATTTGCTTTAAACGGCGACTGTATTACTAATTCGAATTTGG agaaaagaaaattggTGCAATATGATCAGAGAGTTCATTCATGCAAATCCGAAATTGgtcgaaaattgttgaaattaatgTCAGAAAAAAAGAGTAATCTATGCGTGGAAATAACTGATCAAAATATAGATACTGTCGTACAAGTCGCGGAGCTTATTGGCCCATATATAAGCATACTGAGCATTAattg taaGTTATCGGAGGATGGAGACGTTCTTATCGAGCAATGCCGCAGACGATTCAAATTTGTTGATTTATTGACCATCTATGCTGTACCTGGTAAAAATATGTTACTTTCGATCAAATCTGTCATGgatgaatttccacaaaaaggAATATTTGTTGTGGCTTGCCCCAATGTCACAAATGCGCTCGtgggatcaaattttgaaaaaa attcaatTGATATGACAGTCGCAACTTTTGAAGAAGTTACTGGATTCATCAgtaataaaaattcagaaattcctCTTGGTTATATCTGTATGAGATCGGATTTGAAGAATTCAGTGTCAATTGGGAATTCTTCAGATAATTCTTTCTATTCTAACGAAATGGTTGTCAGCAATATAGGCGCTGATATTGTTCAATTACATTTTCGCGATTTCGAAAATATTGATGAGTTGGTGAAAAAAGAGCAGTCACTGTTGTGGAATGCTTATCTAAAACGATTTGGATCAATGGAATTGGAATGTAACCGTCAGTGA
- the LOC135832255 gene encoding uridine 5'-monophosphate synthase-like isoform X2, with product MTDELKELAVELFNAGVVKFGKFHSTSGCILDSWFDLLVVFAHPSLMDKMGEYAYKFFTEKKFNFHSICGVSYAGLPFSVIIASKLCKPFLIWNKEPSLHSAERRISGKTPKNEYCIVIEEVTCSGRSILEVIRDIEASGMRVKDVFTLFDLEQGAIENLGEMGYEIHSIMKMSQFAEILFDEGLITADRRDIIIKGFSDKFALNGDCITNSNLEKRKLVQYDQRVHSCKSEIGRKLLKLMSEKKSNLCVEITDQNIDTVVQVAELIGPYISILSINWYVFENSEEFKLKKLLNIAKNHNFFLMDDSKLSEDGDVLIEQCRRRFKFVDLLTIYAVPGKNMLLSIKSVMDEFPQKGIFVVACPNVTNALVGSNFEKNSIDMTVATFEEVTGFISNKNSEIPLGYICMRSDLKNSVSIGNSSDNSFYSNEMVVSNIGADIVQLHFRDFENIDELVKKEQSLLWNAYLKRFGSMELECNRQ from the exons ATGACAGACGAATTGAAAGAGTTAGCTGTTGAATTATTCAATGCCGGTGTtgttaaatttggaaaattccacTCTACAAGTGGGTGTATTTTAGATTCATGGTTCGATTTACTAGTCGTATTCGCACATCCATCCCTAATG GATAAAATGGGTGAATAtgcttacaaattttttaccgaaaagaaattcaatttccattcAATATGCGGAGTATCTTATGCTGGCTTACCCTTCAGCGTTATTATTGCTTCGAAATTATGCAAACCATTTTTAATTTGGAATAAAGAGCCTTCTCTTCACTCGGCTGAACGGCGAATTAGTGGCAAAACTCCCAAAAACGAGTATTGTATCGTAATTGAAGAAGTCACGTGCAGTGGTAGAAGTATTTTGGAAGTTATCAGA GATATTGAAGCCTCTGGGATGCGAGTTAAAGATGTTTTCACACTATTTGATCTCGAGCAAGGAGCGATTGAAAATCTTGGGGAAATGGGATATGAGATTCACTCAATAATGAAAATGTCTCAA TTCGCAGAAATCTTATTCGATGAAGGACTTATTACGGCGGATCGTCGTGACATTATCATCAAAGGATTTTCAGATAAATTTGCTTTAAACGGCGACTGTATTACTAATTCGAATTTGG agaaaagaaaattggTGCAATATGATCAGAGAGTTCATTCATGCAAATCCGAAATTGgtcgaaaattgttgaaattaatgTCAGAAAAAAAGAGTAATCTATGCGTGGAAATAACTGATCAAAATATAGATACTGTCGTACAAGTCGCGGAGCTTATTGGCCCATATATAAGCATACTGAGCATTAattggtatgtttttgaaaattcagaagagttcaagttgaaaaaacttctcaatattgctaaaaatcataatttttttctgatggaTGATAG taaGTTATCGGAGGATGGAGACGTTCTTATCGAGCAATGCCGCAGACGATTCAAATTTGTTGATTTATTGACCATCTATGCTGTACCTGGTAAAAATATGTTACTTTCGATCAAATCTGTCATGgatgaatttccacaaaaaggAATATTTGTTGTGGCTTGCCCCAATGTCACAAATGCGCTCGtgggatcaaattttgaaaaaa attcaatTGATATGACAGTCGCAACTTTTGAAGAAGTTACTGGATTCATCAgtaataaaaattcagaaattcctCTTGGTTATATCTGTATGAGATCGGATTTGAAGAATTCAGTGTCAATTGGGAATTCTTCAGATAATTCTTTCTATTCTAACGAAATGGTTGTCAGCAATATAGGCGCTGATATTGTTCAATTACATTTTCGCGATTTCGAAAATATTGATGAGTTGGTGAAAAAAGAGCAGTCACTGTTGTGGAATGCTTATCTAAAACGATTTGGATCAATGGAATTGGAATGTAACCGTCAGTGA
- the LOC135832256 gene encoding probable 18S rRNA (guanine-N(7))-methyltransferase, with protein sequence MSFRRPEHKAPPEVFYNEEEARKYTQNSRMMDIQVQMSERAIELLVLPDDKPCLILDLGCGSGLSGSVLEDQGHGWIGLDISPSMLGVAKEREVEGDLLLADLGDGLPFRAGMFDGAISVSTLQWLCNADKSYHNPTKRLYTFFSTLFACLTRSARAVFQFYPENSEQIELVTSQAMKAGFYGGLVVDYPNSTKAKKYFLVLMTGGSMPLPKALTDGAEDSNQVKYTDKREKFKNLKGKSLKKSKDWILEKKERRRRQGKNVRDNTKYTGRPRSGRF encoded by the exons ATGTCTTTCAGAAGACCAGAGCATAAAGCTCCTCCAGAAGTG TTTTATAATGAAGAGGAAGCGAGAAAATATACCCAAAA TTCTCGAATGATGGATATCCAAGTTCAAATGAGTGAACGTGCCATAGAGCTACTCGTTTTACCCGATGATAAACCGTGCTTGATTTTAGATCTCGGTTGTGGATCTGGTTTAAGCGGTAGTGTGTTAGAAGATCAGGGACACGGATGGATCGGTCTTGATATTTCGCCTTCAATGTTGG GTGTAGCCAAAGAAAGAGAAGTCGAAGGAGATTTATTGCTTGCAGATCTAGGTGATGGTTTACCTTTTCGTGCCGGTATGTTTGATGGAGCGATTAGTGTTAGTACCCTCCAATGGCTATGCAATGCTGATAAATCGTACCATAATCCAACTAAACGATTGTATACTTTCTTTTCCACATTGTTTGCATGTTTG ACCCGCTCAGCCCGGgcagtatttcaattttatcctgAAAATTCAGAACAGATAGAACTAGTCACTTCACAAGCAATGAAAGCTGGGTTTTATGGAGGATTGGTGGTCGATTATCCAAACAGTACGAAAGCGAAGAAATATTTCCTTGTTTTAATGACCGGAGGTTCCATGCCTTTACCTAAAGCTTTAACAGATGGTGCTGAAGATTCAAATCAAGTTAAATACACCGATAAAAG agaaaaattcaaaaatttgaaaggaaaATCACTCAAGAAAAGTAAAGATTGGATCTTGGAGAAGAAAGAACGTAGAAGGCGCCAGGGTAAAAATGTAAGGGATAATACAAAATACACCGGAAGACCTAGAAGCGgacgattttaa